TATTGTGGAAATGCGGTTGCGTCAGCTTACCGGATTGGAACAGGAAAAACTTCATACTGAGTACAATGAAATACAAAAATTGATTGCAGATTTGAAGGATATTCTGGGGAACAAAGAACACAGAATGCAGATTATTGCTGATGAACTGCTTGAGATCAAAAACAAATATGGAGATGCACGTCGCACGGAAATCCTTTACTCATCGGAAGAATTTAATCCTGAAGACTTTTACGCTGACGAAGAAATGGTCATTACTATTTCTCATTTGGGATATATTAAACGAACACCCTTAAGCGAATTTAAATCACAGAATAGAGGTGGAGTAGGGTCGAAAGGAAGCAATTCGCGTGATGAAGATTTTATTGAATATATATATCCTGCATCGATGCATAGCTATATGCTCTTTTTTACGCAAAAGGGACGTTGCTACTGGCTGAAAGTATACGAGATTCCTGAAGGCAATAAGAATAGCAAAGGGAGGGCTATACAAAACCTGCTCAATATAGATGCAGAAGATAAAGTAAATGCCTTTGTACGGGTCAAACAACTGGAGGATGTAGAGTATACACAATCTCATTATTTGTTGTTCTGTACGAAAAAAGGAATCATTAAAAAGACTTCTTTGGAAGCGTATTCCCGTCCACGGGCTAATGGTGTAAATGCTATTTCAATACGCGATGATGACCAGGTAATTCAGGTTCGTCTGACAGATGGTAATTCTGAAGTTGTCATAGCCAACCGGAATGGCCGTGCAATACGATTCCATGAAAGTAAAGTGCGTGAAATGGGCAGAACTGCCACAGGAGTTCGTGGTATGATGCTGGATGATGACACTGCTGATGAAGCTGTTGGTATGATATGTATTGCTGATCCAGAGAAAGAAACTATATTGGTTGTTTCCGAAAAAGGATACGGAAAACGTTCGTCTATAGATGATTACAGAATTACCAATCGTGGAGGAAAAGGTGTCCGTACAATGCACATAACCGACAAAACAGGCAGTTTGGTCAGTATAAAAAATGTAACGGATGAGAATGATTTAATGATCATCAATAAATCAGGTATTGCTATTCGTACTAATGTGGCAAGTATACGTGTAATGGGTAGAGCCACACAAGGTGTGCGGATTATTAATCTGGAAAAACGAAATGATGAAATAGCATCTGTCTGCAAAGTACAATCAGAAGCAAACGAAGAAATTACTTCTCAAATCACAGATGTTGATGACAATGATTCCACTAAAGAAGAATAATTAAAACACAATCAATTAAAAATCACACCCTAAAAAACATTGTTATGAAAAAGATTTTATTATCTCTAATGTTAATCGTTACAACGGTTACTGTGTTTGGCCAGAAATCAAATGTTTCTTTGGCCAAAAATAAGGCTTTGGCCAGTACGCCGGACTTTCCTGCTGCTATAGCTGCTATTCAAGCTGCACAGCAAAATTCAGCAACAAAAGATGAAGCTGAAACATGGTATGTTGCAGGTACTGTTTATAATGCAATAAGCGAAAAGGAGTATGCTAAAGAATTGCTGAAACAAAAATTTGATCAAGACACGTTAGGTCTGAATTTGGTGAAAGCTTTCGGCTGTTATCTGAAAAGTTATAATTTAGATCAACAACCTAATGATAAAGGAAAAATCAAACCACGCTTTACCAAAGACATCAAGAATATTTTTCACACCTACTATACAGATGGACAGCTAATTCGCTATGGAAGTTATTTGTTTGACAAAAAACGCTATGCTGATGTAGTTAAAACATTTGAGGTTTATCTTTCAATTCCTGATTTGGAAATGTTTAAACCCGATGAATTGAAAAAAGATTCAACCTACAAAATGGTTAAATACTACACTGCAATTGCAGCTATCAACGCAAACGACACAACTACCGCTCTTAACTTGTTAGGACAACTCAAAAATGATAATTATGAGTTGAAGAATGTATATGAACTTCTATACCAAGAATATGCTGCTAAAAAAGATACCGCAAATTTTGTAGCTGTTTTGAAAACTGGTGCTTCTA
The sequence above is drawn from the Microbacter margulisiae genome and encodes:
- a CDS encoding tetratricopeptide repeat protein yields the protein MKKILLSLMLIVTTVTVFGQKSNVSLAKNKALASTPDFPAAIAAIQAAQQNSATKDEAETWYVAGTVYNAISEKEYAKELLKQKFDQDTLGLNLVKAFGCYLKSYNLDQQPNDKGKIKPRFTKDIKNIFHTYYTDGQLIRYGSYLFDKKRYADVVKTFEVYLSIPDLEMFKPDELKKDSTYKMVKYYTAIAAINANDTTTALNLLGQLKNDNYELKNVYELLYQEYAAKKDTANFVAVLKTGASKFPAEPFFLQNLINYFIYSGKNAEALNYLNQAITEEPKVAQYQYVKGNLLEMNKDIDGARAAFEKALELKPDYAEAEASLGRLYYNQAINMLLAANDIKDVNVYNQKVTQATDVFKQALPYFEKAHQMNPKDTDITGTLKKLYYRLQMTKEYQALNNEGNN